The Silvibacterium dinghuense region ATCGAGCACGCCCTGGTCGAGCATCTCGAGCACGCCGATGGGGCGCACCTGCATCACGCAGCCCGGGAAGCTGGGAGCATCGACCAGCACCAGCACGTCCAGCGGATCGCCGTCATCGCTCAGCGTCGAGGGGATAAAGCCGTAGTCGCCCGGATAGTGAACGGGCGAGTACAGGTTGCGATCCAGGCGGAAAACGCCCAGCTGCTTGTCGTACTCGTACTTGTTGATTCCTTCGAGGGGAATCTCGATGACTGCTTCGACGACCTCCGGCATGTCCTTGCCGATGGGAAGTTCCAGATAATTGATCATGTGTTTCCTGTTCCCGTTTCCTCTAAAAATCCTGTGAGTAGTGTAGGGCGTGGAGTTGAACGCGGGCTATGGAGCGCTGACAGCCCAACCATTTATAATCAGACACGATGAAGGCTCATGTCTACGTGACTCTCAAGCAGACGGTCCTCGACCCCCAGGGTCAGGCCATTCACGGTGCACTTAAAAAGATGCAGTACCAGGGAATAGAAGACGTGCGCCAGGGGAAGTATTTTGTGATTCGTCTCAGCGACGCCCTGGATGCAGCCGCGGCCACAGCGGAGGTCGAACGCATCGCGAAGGAAGTGCTCACCAACCCCGTGATCGAGGAGTTCTCCTTCCATCTTGAAGACGCCGACTAACGGCGTCAACCGGAATCGGAATTCCACATCGGCAAAGCTCCGATAGAATCAGCCCATGTGCGGCATCGTCGGCTACGTCGGCAGCAAGTCAGTCGTTCCTCTTATCCTTGAAGGCCTGAGTCGCCTCGAATATCGCGGCTATGACTCGGCCGGCATCGCCGTAGGCGGCGACGGCCCCTCGCTCGAGCTGCGCCGCGCCCCGGGCAAGCTGCGCAACCTGGAAGCCGTGCTGCGCGATCAGCCTCTCAGCGGCACGTGGGGCATCGGCCACACCCGCTGGGCCACGCACGGCCGTCCCACCGAGGAAAACGCTCACCCCCACCGCGACTGCACCGGCCGCCTGGTGGTCGTACACAACGGCATCGTCGAGAACTATCTCGCCCTCAAGCAGGAGCTTGCCGCCGAAGGCCACACATTCGTCACCGAGACGGATACAGAAATCATCGCGCACCTCATCGAGCAGGAGATACGGTCGGCGGCCAGCTCGGGCAAGACCATGGCGCTCGAAGACGCCGTGCGCCGCGCCTGCCGCCGGCTGACCGGAGCCTACGCCATCGGCGTCATCTCCGCCGATGAGCCGGACAAGATCGTGGCCGCGCGCAACGGGCCTCCAGCCGTCATCGGACTGGGCAAGGACAGCCTGGGCGAGGGCGAGTATTTTCTCGCCTCCGACGTACCCGGCATCCTGCACCACACCCGCAATCTCTACTTCCTCGCCGACGGCGATGTGGCCGTGCTCACCCGCGACGGCGTGAAGCTCACCGATCTGCACGGCGAGCCGGTCACGCGGCCCGTGCAACGCATCACCTGGGACCCGATCCAGGCGGAGAAGAGCGGTTACAAGCACTTCATGCTCAAGGAAATCTTCGAGCAGCCGCGCGCCATCCGCGACACGACGCTGGGCCGCATCTCGCTCGAAACCGGCAAGGTCTTCCTCGGCGAAATGAAGATCACAGAGGAAGACTTCCGCCGCGCCACGCGCATCCACATTGCCGCCTGCGGCACCAGCTGGCACGCGGCCATCGTGGGCAAGTTCATGATCGAGCGGCTGGCGCGCGTGCCGGTGGAAGTCGATTACGCGAGCGAATACCGCTACCGCGATCCCATCCCCGATCCGAATGCAATCGGCCTGCTCATCACCCAGTCCGGCGAGACCGCCGACACCCTGGCTGCGCAGCGCGAGATGATCGCCAAGGGTATGAAGACGCTGGCCATCTGCAACGTGGTCGGCGCCATGATCGCCCGCGAGGCGCAGGGCACCCTCTACACCCATGCCGGACCGGAGATCGGCGTCGCCTCGACGAAAGCATTCACCTCGCAGCTCGTCGCGCTGTTTCTCTTCGCGCTGCATCTGGCGCAAACGCGCGGCACGCTCTCGGATGACGAGAGCCGCACCCTCGTCGAGTCACTCAGCCTGCTCCCCGGCAAAGTCGAAGAGATTCTGCGCAGCGCGGACAGCGTCTGCGAGCAGCTGGCAAAGATCTACTCCGGCGCGCGCGATTTCCTCTTTCTCGGGCGCGGCATTCACTATCCGATTGCGCTCGAGGGCGCGCTGAAGCTCAAGGAAATTTCCTACATCCACGCCGAGGGCTATCCCGCCGGCGAGATGAAGCACGGGCCGAATGCGCTCATCGATGAATCGCTGCCGGTGGTCGTGCTGGCTACGCAGGACGAGACCAACCGCGACTCGCACCTGCGCTACGAGAAGACACTCTCGAACATCCAGGAGGTCACGGCGCGCTCCGGCAAGGTGATCGCTGTCGCTATCGAAGGCGATACGCACATCACGCAGCTTGTCGACCACGTGCTCTATGTGCCGCCGGCCTCGGAGCTGCTGCTGCCCGTGCTCGACATCATCCCGCTGCAACTGCTCGCGTATCACATCGCAGTGCGGCGCGGCTGCGATGTGGACCAGCCGCGCAACCTCGCCAAGTCCGTCACCGTGGAGTAATTTCCCGGCTTATAACAGGCGTGCTGGAAACAGAGAACAGCGCGTACCGGAATAGATGTCCGGCACGCGCTGAAGATACACATCGAGAAGATACGGTTATTCGATTCCGCCTTAAAACGTGGCGCGAAGTGCGAACTGTATCTGTCTCGGGGTGTAATTCGGATCGACGTTGGTCAGCTGGCCGAAACTTCCATTGCCCAGCTGCGCGTCGCCCGAGTTGTTATTCGGCATGTAGAGGCTGACCGTGTTCGTAAGATTGAAGAACTCCGCACGAAACTGGAGATCGAGTGCCTCGTGAATGGGGAAATTCTTGAAGAGCGAGATGTCAACGTGCCGGAATGATGGCCCGTAGAGCTGGTTTCTCGCCTGGTTGCTGACGGTACCGATCGTTTGCCCCTCGAATGCGCTGGTATTGAACCACTCGTCCTTGCCCGGGCTATTGCGATGGAAGGGCGCGATGATGTTGGGGCGGTCATTGCCCGGCGACCCGATCTCTGAGCCGCTGTAGGGATGAGCGCAGTTGCCGGTGGTTGCGGCGGCCAGACCATCAGGCACGATGCAGCCCGCGGCGGTAGAGTTCTCCACCGAAAAATCCTTGCCTGACTGGATCGCAAAGATCTCATTGAATTGCCAGCCTGCGGCAAGCTGCTTCTTGAAGCCGGTAAGCTTCTTGCCGAAAGGCAGGAGATAGGTGCTCTGCAGCACGAAGCGGTTGCGGATATCGTTGTCGCCGTTTCCATATTCTGTCTTGCGCAGGTTATGCGGATCGGCGTTGCCGTAGCCCTGGTCGCCTTCTTCGCTCAGTCCGGAGAAGTCGTCGAGTACATGCGACCAGGTGTAGTTCGCATTCAGGGTAAAGCCGTGGCTGAGGCGCTGCTCGAGCGAAGCCTGCAGTGCGTTGTAATTCGAGACGCCTTCGCTGTCGTAGTATCCGACCGTGGCCACGTTCGGCAGCACCGAGGAGAGAAGATAGGTCTGCGACTGCGCCGCGGTGGGTCCGGCCGGGCTGGGAAGATTGATGTTATTCAGCACCTGGGGCTGATGATTCCCCACTTCCCCGACATATCCGAGAGTGGCGACCGCGGCTCCCAGCTGCCGCTCCACCATGAGGTTGTACTGGTAAACCACTCCCTGGCGGAGCTTGGGATTTTCCGCATTGAAGCTCAATCCGGAAAGTGAGGCCAGATCAGGAGACTGTCCAGCCACAAAAGGAGCGCTTGGAACTGGAAGTCCCTGAGAGAGCGTTTGCGTGGACGTGCTGCCCTGCCCTCCTGTTCCGCAGACAGGAGTGGCCGAGACGCCATGGCTGGTGGTGATGTAATAAGCCAGGGTCGATTCGCAGCTTGGCTGATAGGTGGAGACGAAGGGCACATTCTTCAGATCGGCATTCGAGGTGTAGTTGCCGGGGAAGTAGCTCATGCCGAAGCCGCCTCGCAGGACGGTGCCGGGCTGCACGGTCGCTGCAAAGCCGATGCGCGGCGCAAAGTTGGAATAATCCGTGGCAATGCCCGCCGTGCTCGATGCGCCGTTTGCTCCTGCTACCTGGAGAGCAGAATCGATATTGTCGGCCGAGAGCGTCTGGGCCAGCGGCCAGTTGAAGTTCGAAATGTGATTGTGCGCCTCGGTGAACGGAGTGAAGACGTCATATCTTGCGCCATAAATCACCGTAAGATTCGGAGTTACCTTCCAGAAATCCTGCCAGTAGACGCTCGGCTCCCACGAGCGGTAATCCGGAGGTGTCAGGTTGTAGACGCGTCCCGGGCCGGTAAACGCACCGATCAGCATGGATGCAAGCACGTTCGTATTCTGATCGGCAATGGAGTAGCCCGACGTGTCCGTGCTCAGACCAAAGCTGTAATAACCCACGGCAGAGGCACTCTGCACGTTCCGCGCCTGGCGCCGGATGAGGCCCGCGCCCATCTTCATATTGTGCGGACCCACGGTATAGGAGACATTGCCCGCGTACTGGAACGTGTTGTCGATATCCTGCAGCGGAACATACGCGCCATCGCCGAGGTCTTCGAAGTTCGATATCCCAGCGACGGTAAGTCCGCTCGAGTAGGTATTGAAGTTATTCGTGCCCGCCGGGAATCCGAACTCCGTTGCGACATTATTGCCGTAATTGAGTGGCGTGGAGAAGTTATTGATGCGCGTGTAACCGGCCTTCAATTCGAGAACCAGCTGCGAACTGAAGAGGTGCGTGTAGTTGACCTGGTATCCGTAGGCCACATCGGTGGCGTCGCCCGAAAAGTTATACCGGCCCCCGCCGGGGATGACTCCGGCAAGCGCATTCGGACCGGCCACCGGAAGCTGCGCAGGGTTGTAAGTCGAAACATTGTTATAGGTGAAGCGCGCATAGAGCTGATTGCTGCTGTTAAAACTATGATCGACACGTGCATCCACGGTCGTGCTGAACTGTGTTTTGTTGCCGCCGGACACATAGTTATTCGTTACCCCGCTATTGCTGCCTGCGGCGTTCGGCGCAGGAAAGAGCTTCAGATAGTTCAGGGCAATCGGATCCACCGTATAGGTGCCGCCGCTGCCCGGAGCAGGGTTTACGGCAGGCAACGAGCCGTTGGTGATGGCCGCCTGGATCAGATCGTCCGGCGACGAACCTCCGATGCTATTGATACTGTCGAAGTTGGTGAGGTCGGGAACCGTGCTGGTATAGGGGTTCACCGCCTGTACCAGGCGGAAGCCTTCATAAGAACCGAAGAAGAAGGTCTTGTTCCTGATAATCGGACCACCCAGCGAGCCTCCAAACTGATTCTGGCGCAGCTCCGGCTTCTGCGGAATAGATGTGGTCGTGGCGAAATAGGAGCGCGCATCCAGAACATCGTTGCGGAAGAACTCATACAGCGAGCCATGAAAGGCATTGGACCCGGACTTGGTAATGACATTGATGACGCCGCCGGCGGTGCGGCCGATTTCAGGAGCGTAATTATTCGTCTGAACCGATATCTCCTGGATCGAATCGACCGACGGCTTGACGCCGATGCTGCCAATAATGCGTTCGTTGTTGTCGATACCATCGATGATCTCGTTGTTCAGCACGTCGTCCTGACCGTTGACCGACAATCCGTTTGTGGAACGTCGATCATCCGGTCTCTGACCGCTGGTGAGACCGTTTCCAGGACCTTCATTGGCTCCAGGCACAAGCTGCACTTCCTGGATGAAGTTACGTCCATTCAGCGGCAGATCGACTACCGCGCCCGCGGTGACGCTGGAGCTGACAGTGGCATTATCGGCTTGTAACAGAGGCGTCGCCGCTGTGACCTGCACAGTCTCCGACGCCGAGCCAACGATCATATGCGCATCGGCGCGGCCGCGATCACCTGCTTCCACTCCTATGTCACTTACAGTGAAGGCCCGGAAGCCCTGCGCTTCTACGCGGACAGAATAATGTCCTGGAAGCAGAAATGAGAATACATATTCTCCCTGCCCGTTGCTCTGGGCCTGGCGAGACTCTTTCGTGCCCAGGTTGGTTAAGGTCACCGTCGCATGAGGAAGGACGTTTCCCTGCTGGTCTGTCACTAATCCAGTGATATCCGCAGTCGTGAGCTGGGCACGCGCGGACGGCACCATGGATAAGCCAACAGCGGCGATGCAGAGAAGCAGCATCGTAAGACGCTGCAGGATCTGCAATGTGAGATTCTTTGACTGCCTCCGAAACATAGACAAAATCAAGAGATGCCTCCTGTTTGCCCGTCTGATCGATAGAGCCCGGGCTGGGGGCAAACCTTAGGGAGCAGAAATCATCTTCGGCAAGGCTTATACGGTAAAAGTACTTTCATCTTCTCTATGTTGATGAAAACACCCACCTTTCAGAGGAAGGTAAAACCTGTTAAATACCGGTATAATTCGCCGCGTTCAGGAAACAGGTGAGACGATGCCCCCAACATTTGTCGTGCCCGCTGCTACCCGCGATGTAGGCTCCTCTGAACCAGCAGTGATAGGCCATGAAGCAATCATCGAGCAGGTACGCAGGATCATCGGCAGCACATACTTCCGCAATAGCAGACGATATCCGCCCTTCATTCGCTATGTCGTCGAACAGGCCCTGCAACGACCCGGTGAAGTTCTAAAGGAAAGGATGATCGGGATCGAAGTATTTCGGCGTTCGAGCGACTACGATACCGCTACCGATCCCATCGTAAGAGTGACGGCGGGCGAGATACGAAAACGGCTTGCCCAGTACTATCAGGAGCCGGATCATCATAGGGAACTTCGCATTGAATTGCCGCTGGGCTCCTACATGCCTGTTTTTATGGAACCCGCCGCTTCAACAGGCGAAGAGCATGATGGCGGCGAGAGCGAAACCTCTCATCGGTATGTTCTTCCGTCCGATGATCCAGCATTATTGATGCCGGCAGAGAGCAAACAAAAAAATGGCTCTACGGCTCACGCGCTATCGGATATCTCCGATAGCATCATGCTTCGGAAGCATCACTTCCTGCCGCTCCTTTCTATAGGTGGAACCATCTTCCTGCTTCTTTCTGTTGCCTTTGTCATCTTTTCTCATGCTTATATCCGGAAACCTCAAGAAGATACAGGACTCGCCTATGTATGGAATCCATTCTGGAATACAGATAGCTCCACGCTGATTGTGTTGGGAACGCACTCCCTTGATAAGGATGGACATGACTTATCCCCAGGAGAGATACCGGAGATGGGAAAAGACACCACGATGCTCTCTTCGATGATCCGTTCCGACATGGTTCCCATCAGCGACCTGGTCAGTGTCGAAACCCTGGTCCGACCGCTGGCCGATCATCGTCGCAAGTACTCTGTTCGAGCGGCGCATGAAACAACATTCGAACAGATCCAGCAAGGCCCTGTGCTCCTGATCGGAGCGTTTGACAACCCCTGGACACTGCGGCTTACAGAAAATCTTCCTTATGTCTTCAGGGCAGGCAAAAACGGCGTGAATTGGATCGTGGACCGGCAGAGACCACAGAACCAGTGGGGCTTCGACTGGAGTTTCGACAGTGCCCAGCAAGCCCGGGGAAGCTCGCGGGATTATGCCATCGTCGCGGGCTTCTTCGATGCCGACATCCAGCAGCATGTGCTCGTGGCTGCGGGGATCGGCAAGAGTGGAACGGCCGCGGCCGCAGAGTTCCTTTCCACGAATGGATATCTGAAGAGCTGGCTCGCGCATGCTCCTGCGCAGAAGAACAATTTCGAAATAGTTTTGACCACGGAGACGATGGATGCCCAGCAGGGCCCTCCTCGAGTCGTGCAAATGCAGACCTGGTAGTGCATGACAAGCTGCCTTCTCTGCCACAAATAGCACAGCAGTAAATATTCGAGGCTCTCAGCGCTTAAAGAAATCAGGACCATCGCTCTCCTGCCAATGCGCACCAGACGGGCATCGCACCTTGCGATGGCGGTGAAACCCTCCTGCCATTGACATTCTCGCGGAAGTGTTGTCTGCTAAGCTCATGATTCGCCAACTCCATCTGTATCTGTGTTGTCGATAGCCACGCCGGGCAATCCTCTGCCCACCTTTCCTCTTACAACCGAATAGAAGCTCAGCGCGGTCCTGCCGCTCACGCAGCAGCTCGTCCACGCTCATAGACTTCGCCGGCGGAGTCATCTCCGTACCTGTCCGCGTACGCTGCGGCGATTGTTTTTATTTTCTGGAGAAACCATGCGATTCAAATCCGGCAGCCATTGGCTGCTCTCTGCACTGCTGCTTCTTCTGTCTTCTCTTACCCTGCATGCGCAGGTGGATACCGGTTCACTGAGCGGCATCGTCACCGACCCTGCCGGAGCGGTGGTTGCAAATGCAACGGTAACGGTAACAAATACAGGGACCAGCGCAGCACATACCGTGAGCACAAGTAATAACGGCGCCTTCCATCTGGAAAATCTTGAACCGGCGGTCTACACCGTCAGCGTAGAACTGGCGGGATTCGAGACCTGGCGCGCACGCGTGGAAGTTACCGTCGGCGGCCACGCCGCATTGAATGCAAAGCTGGCCGTCGGGTCGAACAAATCGACCGTGGAAGTGGTCGCACTCGGCGGCGTCGAGGTCGACACCTCATCGCAGGAAGTCTCGGAGATCGTGACCCCCGAGCAGGTCAAGCAGCTGCCCAGCCTCACACGCAACATCTATGACTTCGTCGGCCTCTCAGGCAATGTCTCACAGGGCGACGAGGCACAGGGACACACGCAGAACTCGACCAACCTCGGCGTGGGCTATTCGATCAACGGGCAGCGCTCCTCAGGCACGGAAATTCTGCTCGACGGCGTTGAGAACATCGAGCTCTTCGACGACGTCGTGGGCCTGCATGTACCGGTCGACTCCGTGGGCGAGTATCGCGTGCTGACCAGCAACTTCGATCCACAATACGGGCGCGCCTCGGGCGGCGTGGTGAGCGTGGTCACGGCCAGCGGCTCGAACCAGTTTCACGGCACCTTCTCCGAATTCAACCGCGTGGCCGCCTACACCGCAAATACAGTCACGAACGCACAGGGAGGACTCTCGAAAGGCGGCTACACGCGCAACCAGCCGAGCTTCTTCCTCAGCGGCCCCATCGTGCGCAACAAGCTGTTCTTCGCAGCGGGCGCGGAGTGGCTGCGGGTGCGCAGCAATACCATCCAGACAGCCTGGGTGCCCACCTCCGATCTGCTCTCCTATGCGGCCACCACGACGCAGAATTTCGTCAGCAAATATGGGCAGAGCTTCACCTACGCTCAGACCATCACCAACAGCGCCGCCGGCACACCCTTCGCCAGCGTGCCTGCCAGCACTCCGGTCTTTGGGCTGGTGAACTACAGCGTGCCGCAGGATGCAGGCGGCGGCCTGCCGCAGAACACCTACAACTACGTGCTCCGCGGCGACTACCAGTACTCAGACCGCACGCAGTACTTCGGCCGCTTCGTCGGCTGGAAGCTCGATGAGCCGCTGGGCGCTCTCTACTACAGCCCCTACTCGAACTACGACGCAGGCGAGCTGGACAAGGACTACGCAGCACTCGGCGGCTTTACGCATGTCTTCTCGCCTACGCTGGTCACCAGCGGCCGTGTCAGCTTCAGCCGCATCAACCTGAACGAGAACACCACCGAAGCCGGGCTCACAACGCCCGCACTCTACTTCTCGAGCGCGGCGCAGGTAAACGGCTACAGTGTGGATCTGCCAGGTAACGGCCTCGGCCTTCCCTTCGGCGGTCCGCAGAACGTCCTTCAGTGGAACCAGGATGTGGACTGGAACCGCGGCAACCACAACTTCAAGTTCGGCTCGCAGCTTCTCTACATTCAAGCCAACCGCACCTTCGGCGCCTACGCGCAGGCGGAAGAGGCGCTGGCCGGCTCCGTGGAGGGCGACTCCACCGGCTATGCGGGCTTCCTCTCAGGCACCGTGGGAACGTTCTCCACCGCCGTCGATCCTCAGGGGCACTTCCCTGGCCAAACCATCTCCACGCCACTCACGCAACCGAACTTTGCGCGCAGCGACCGCTTCCACGACTGGGCCGTCTACGGGCAGGATGCATGGCGCGCCACGCCGAAGCTTACTGTGAACTACGGCGTGCGCTACGAATACTTCGGCGTGCAGCACAACAACAAGGCAGACCTCGACTCGAACTTCTACTACGGCTCCGGCTCGTCCTACGCCGACCAGATCCGTAGCGGCCAGGTCTTCACGGTGCCGAACAGTCCGATCCATGAATTGTGGGAGCCGAGCTATGGCACGGTGAGTCCGCGCCTGGGATTTGCCTTTGATCCAACCGGTTCGGGCAAGACAGCAGTGCGTGGCGGCTGGGGTATCAGTTACGAGCGCAACTTCGGCAATGTCACTTTTAACGTCATCCAGAATCCCCCGAACTATGCGGTCGTCGTGCAGAACGGCGTAGCTGTCAGCACCTCGAACCTGGGCACTCTTGCCGACGCCGACGGCGAGGTAACACTGCCCTCCACCAGCCTTCGCCACGTCGCACAGAATATCCGCACCGCACAGACGCAGTTCTGGAACCTCACCGTGGAGCACCAGATCGCACCACAGACCGTGGTCAGCGCGACCTATCTCGGCGCGCGCGGCCTGCACCTCTATGACATCAAGAACATCAACGGCGAAGGCTCGGGCAACTACCTGGCCGGCGACGATTACGCCACCGACGGGCTCACGCGGCTGAACTCGACGTACAGCAACATCAACAGCCGCGGCTCCAATGGCGACTCCTACTACGAAGCCGTGAACCTGCGCTTCTCGACACGCAACCTGCTGACCTCCGGTCTCAGCGCAACCGCGAACTACACCTATGGGCACGCCATCGACGACCTGAGCTCAACCTTCTCCGAGACCAACGCCGGCGGCGGCGGTTACAACCTCGGCTATACCAACCCCTTTGATCCAGGCTACGACCGCGGCTCGAGCGATCTCGACATCCGCCAGCGCTTTGTCTTTGCACCCATCTACGAAACGCCGTGGTTCCACAACAGCAAAAGCCTCAAGGGCGAGCTGCTGGGCAACTGGACAGCGACCGGCATCTACACGGTGCGCAGCGGCACATCGTTTACCTACTACGACTCGACCTACAATCTTGGCGACTACTACAACATCGCGCGTTACGTGCCGTCGTCCTCGATCAAGAAGTGGAAGTACACCAAATCGCAGGGCGAAGTACCAGGCGCAGTCAATCAGTATTACCTGGCATCGAGCCTGCCAACGGGTCAGAAGATCGTGAACGATGCGATCGGTGGCTACTCGAACTGGGCCTTCCCCACCTATGCACCGGAGCGGAACTCCTTTGTCGGCCCCGGCGCGTGGAACCTGGACCTGGCGGTAAGCAAGCAGTTTCCGGTGTGGGAGAAGGTGAACGTAGAGCTGCGCGCCGAGGGCTTCGACGTGCTCAACCACCACAACCTCTATGTGCAGGAGACGCTCGCCGACGCGGCAAACTACTATCCCAGCACGCCGGTGATCACCGCCAAGAAAGGCGGCGTAAACGGCTCCGCCAGCGAGGAGCGCCGCTTCGGACAGCTGGCAGTGAAGGTGAACTTCTAACACTCCCGGCAACACTGCCGCGCGATGGCCAGTCCTGCATCTGGATACGTTCAGACGCAGGACTGGCCATTTTTCTTAGATGGGTATGCCGGTCCATGCCGGTGCTGCTTCAGCGAATGCGGGGTAGCCGGTTTTGCAGAAAGGAATGGAAACGGCGATCGGCCATAAAGCGCTCTGGCCTCGACAAGCGCTCGGTTGTGGACTGCGGCAGGCAGACGACGAGCGTCACGATCGAGACAGCATCACTTCCGCTACTGACAGGACGGAACCGGCTTAGCGTTCTTCATCTCCCGGCTGAGTCGATGAGAGCTCCATCTGAATTTGAATAGCCAGTGCATGCGAAGTTGGTTTAACCAGGAGCAGTAGCTTCTTCCTTTCGACAGAAGAATCGGCCGCGCCAGATAGTATCCCTGAAACAGGTCGAACCCTTCCTCGAGCGCGGCCTCGAGCTCTTCGCGCGTCTCAACCTTTTCTGCGATGAACTGGATAGGCCGCTTCTTCAATGTCGACAGCAGCTTTTTTCTGCATTCCTTACCGTCCTGCCGAA contains the following coding sequences:
- a CDS encoding inorganic diphosphatase, with protein sequence MINYLELPIGKDMPEVVEAVIEIPLEGINKYEYDKQLGVFRLDRNLYSPVHYPGDYGFIPSTLSDDGDPLDVLVLVDAPSFPGCVMQVRPIGVLEMLDQGVLDEKILAVGKNNPRYKGVNDYSEIYPHILREITHFFSIYKDLEGKRVEIHGWHGADYAKEHIQKAAQNFTDNKK
- the purS gene encoding phosphoribosylformylglycinamidine synthase subunit PurS, producing the protein MKAHVYVTLKQTVLDPQGQAIHGALKKMQYQGIEDVRQGKYFVIRLSDALDAAAATAEVERIAKEVLTNPVIEEFSFHLEDAD
- the glmS gene encoding glutamine--fructose-6-phosphate transaminase (isomerizing), which encodes MCGIVGYVGSKSVVPLILEGLSRLEYRGYDSAGIAVGGDGPSLELRRAPGKLRNLEAVLRDQPLSGTWGIGHTRWATHGRPTEENAHPHRDCTGRLVVVHNGIVENYLALKQELAAEGHTFVTETDTEIIAHLIEQEIRSAASSGKTMALEDAVRRACRRLTGAYAIGVISADEPDKIVAARNGPPAVIGLGKDSLGEGEYFLASDVPGILHHTRNLYFLADGDVAVLTRDGVKLTDLHGEPVTRPVQRITWDPIQAEKSGYKHFMLKEIFEQPRAIRDTTLGRISLETGKVFLGEMKITEEDFRRATRIHIAACGTSWHAAIVGKFMIERLARVPVEVDYASEYRYRDPIPDPNAIGLLITQSGETADTLAAQREMIAKGMKTLAICNVVGAMIAREAQGTLYTHAGPEIGVASTKAFTSQLVALFLFALHLAQTRGTLSDDESRTLVESLSLLPGKVEEILRSADSVCEQLAKIYSGARDFLFLGRGIHYPIALEGALKLKEISYIHAEGYPAGEMKHGPNALIDESLPVVVLATQDETNRDSHLRYEKTLSNIQEVTARSGKVIAVAIEGDTHITQLVDHVLYVPPASELLLPVLDIIPLQLLAYHIAVRRGCDVDQPRNLAKSVTVE
- a CDS encoding carboxypeptidase-like regulatory domain-containing protein, with translation MFRRQSKNLTLQILQRLTMLLLCIAAVGLSMVPSARAQLTTADITGLVTDQQGNVLPHATVTLTNLGTKESRQAQSNGQGEYVFSFLLPGHYSVRVEAQGFRAFTVSDIGVEAGDRGRADAHMIVGSASETVQVTAATPLLQADNATVSSSVTAGAVVDLPLNGRNFIQEVQLVPGANEGPGNGLTSGQRPDDRRSTNGLSVNGQDDVLNNEIIDGIDNNERIIGSIGVKPSVDSIQEISVQTNNYAPEIGRTAGGVINVITKSGSNAFHGSLYEFFRNDVLDARSYFATTTSIPQKPELRQNQFGGSLGGPIIRNKTFFFGSYEGFRLVQAVNPYTSTVPDLTNFDSINSIGGSSPDDLIQAAITNGSLPAVNPAPGSGGTYTVDPIALNYLKLFPAPNAAGSNSGVTNNYVSGGNKTQFSTTVDARVDHSFNSSNQLYARFTYNNVSTYNPAQLPVAGPNALAGVIPGGGRYNFSGDATDVAYGYQVNYTHLFSSQLVLELKAGYTRINNFSTPLNYGNNVATEFGFPAGTNNFNTYSSGLTVAGISNFEDLGDGAYVPLQDIDNTFQYAGNVSYTVGPHNMKMGAGLIRRQARNVQSASAVGYYSFGLSTDTSGYSIADQNTNVLASMLIGAFTGPGRVYNLTPPDYRSWEPSVYWQDFWKVTPNLTVIYGARYDVFTPFTEAHNHISNFNWPLAQTLSADNIDSALQVAGANGASSTAGIATDYSNFAPRIGFAATVQPGTVLRGGFGMSYFPGNYTSNADLKNVPFVSTYQPSCESTLAYYITTSHGVSATPVCGTGGQGSTSTQTLSQGLPVPSAPFVAGQSPDLASLSGLSFNAENPKLRQGVVYQYNLMVERQLGAAVATLGYVGEVGNHQPQVLNNINLPSPAGPTAAQSQTYLLSSVLPNVATVGYYDSEGVSNYNALQASLEQRLSHGFTLNANYTWSHVLDDFSGLSEEGDQGYGNADPHNLRKTEYGNGDNDIRNRFVLQSTYLLPFGKKLTGFKKQLAAGWQFNEIFAIQSGKDFSVENSTAAGCIVPDGLAAATTGNCAHPYSGSEIGSPGNDRPNIIAPFHRNSPGKDEWFNTSAFEGQTIGTVSNQARNQLYGPSFRHVDISLFKNFPIHEALDLQFRAEFFNLTNTVSLYMPNNNSGDAQLGNGSFGQLTNVDPNYTPRQIQFALRATF
- a CDS encoding TonB-dependent receptor, which translates into the protein MRFKSGSHWLLSALLLLLSSLTLHAQVDTGSLSGIVTDPAGAVVANATVTVTNTGTSAAHTVSTSNNGAFHLENLEPAVYTVSVELAGFETWRARVEVTVGGHAALNAKLAVGSNKSTVEVVALGGVEVDTSSQEVSEIVTPEQVKQLPSLTRNIYDFVGLSGNVSQGDEAQGHTQNSTNLGVGYSINGQRSSGTEILLDGVENIELFDDVVGLHVPVDSVGEYRVLTSNFDPQYGRASGGVVSVVTASGSNQFHGTFSEFNRVAAYTANTVTNAQGGLSKGGYTRNQPSFFLSGPIVRNKLFFAAGAEWLRVRSNTIQTAWVPTSDLLSYAATTTQNFVSKYGQSFTYAQTITNSAAGTPFASVPASTPVFGLVNYSVPQDAGGGLPQNTYNYVLRGDYQYSDRTQYFGRFVGWKLDEPLGALYYSPYSNYDAGELDKDYAALGGFTHVFSPTLVTSGRVSFSRINLNENTTEAGLTTPALYFSSAAQVNGYSVDLPGNGLGLPFGGPQNVLQWNQDVDWNRGNHNFKFGSQLLYIQANRTFGAYAQAEEALAGSVEGDSTGYAGFLSGTVGTFSTAVDPQGHFPGQTISTPLTQPNFARSDRFHDWAVYGQDAWRATPKLTVNYGVRYEYFGVQHNNKADLDSNFYYGSGSSYADQIRSGQVFTVPNSPIHELWEPSYGTVSPRLGFAFDPTGSGKTAVRGGWGISYERNFGNVTFNVIQNPPNYAVVVQNGVAVSTSNLGTLADADGEVTLPSTSLRHVAQNIRTAQTQFWNLTVEHQIAPQTVVSATYLGARGLHLYDIKNINGEGSGNYLAGDDYATDGLTRLNSTYSNINSRGSNGDSYYEAVNLRFSTRNLLTSGLSATANYTYGHAIDDLSSTFSETNAGGGGYNLGYTNPFDPGYDRGSSDLDIRQRFVFAPIYETPWFHNSKSLKGELLGNWTATGIYTVRSGTSFTYYDSTYNLGDYYNIARYVPSSSIKKWKYTKSQGEVPGAVNQYYLASSLPTGQKIVNDAIGGYSNWAFPTYAPERNSFVGPGAWNLDLAVSKQFPVWEKVNVELRAEGFDVLNHHNLYVQETLADAANYYPSTPVITAKKGGVNGSASEERRFGQLAVKVNF